A window from Acidimicrobiia bacterium encodes these proteins:
- a CDS encoding acyltransferase: MSMNVRAALVQSEWTGDTESMIEKNIGYAREAANDGAQVLCFQEIFSAPYFCTVQDRSFFSYAEEMPGPTTDRMVDLAKETGMVLVVPMFEKVDDGTYYNTAAVIDADGSFLGKYRKNHIPQVQGFWEKFYFRPGNLGYPVFDTAVGKVGVYICYDRHFPEGWRELGLNGAKIVFNPSATTRGHSKYLWQLEQPAAAVANEYFVGAINRVGPEPAENTDYYGSSYFVDPRARLVGEVASDQKDEVIVRDLDMSMIEETRNYWQFFRDRRPDTYTQTGAI, translated from the coding sequence ATGTCGATGAACGTGAGGGCCGCCCTCGTACAGTCCGAATGGACCGGTGACACGGAGTCGATGATCGAAAAGAACATCGGGTACGCCCGGGAGGCAGCCAACGATGGCGCTCAAGTTCTCTGTTTCCAGGAGATCTTCTCGGCTCCCTACTTCTGCACGGTGCAAGATCGCAGCTTCTTCTCCTACGCCGAGGAGATGCCGGGACCCACCACCGACCGCATGGTGGATCTCGCCAAAGAAACCGGGATGGTGCTTGTCGTCCCGATGTTCGAGAAAGTCGATGACGGGACCTACTACAACACGGCTGCCGTCATCGACGCCGACGGCAGCTTCCTTGGCAAATATCGCAAGAACCACATCCCCCAGGTGCAGGGGTTCTGGGAGAAGTTCTACTTCCGGCCCGGCAACCTCGGATATCCAGTTTTCGACACTGCTGTCGGAAAGGTCGGCGTGTATATCTGTTACGACCGCCACTTCCCGGAGGGTTGGCGGGAGCTCGGTCTCAACGGTGCCAAGATCGTGTTCAACCCATCGGCCACGACCCGGGGGCATTCCAAATATCTCTGGCAGCTCGAACAGCCGGCCGCCGCCGTCGCCAACGAGTACTTCGTCGGGGCCATCAATCGGGTGGGCCCTGAACCTGCCGAAAACACCGACTACTACGGCTCGTCATACTTCGTGGATCCCCGCGCCCGGCTGGTCGGGGAAGTGGCATCTGACCAGAAAGACGAAGTCATCGTCCGCGATCTCGATATGTCGATGATCGAAGAAACTCGCAACTACTGGCAATTCTTTCGTGATCGCCGCCCCGATACCTACACCCAGACCGGGGCGATCTGA